A stretch of Sporomusaceae bacterium DNA encodes these proteins:
- the trmB gene encoding tRNA (guanosine(46)-N7)-methyltransferase TrmB, with amino-acid sequence MRLRRKPGITEALQEFAGLVVAPRPGGGWDEEFGRAAPLHVELGVGKGAFISELAAKAPGTDFVGIEAQPEVLFHAAKRVSARGAPNVRLLHFDAGGIADIFSPGEVSRLYINFCDPWPKKRHAKRRLTCGFFLARYRIIMAPGGELSFKTDNAELFAFSLEEFANAGLEVRNVTFDLPAGVDGDIMTEYEMRFRTLGVKINRCEAVFP; translated from the coding sequence GTGCGTTTACGGAGGAAGCCGGGGATTACGGAGGCTCTGCAGGAGTTTGCGGGGCTTGTGGTCGCGCCGCGGCCTGGCGGCGGATGGGACGAGGAGTTCGGGCGGGCGGCCCCTCTGCATGTGGAGCTGGGGGTCGGCAAGGGCGCCTTTATCAGTGAGCTGGCGGCCAAGGCGCCGGGGACAGATTTTGTCGGCATCGAGGCGCAGCCTGAGGTGCTGTTTCATGCGGCGAAGCGGGTTAGCGCCCGCGGCGCGCCGAATGTCCGCCTGCTGCATTTCGACGCCGGCGGGATTGCCGATATTTTTTCGCCTGGCGAGGTGAGCCGCCTTTATATCAATTTTTGCGATCCGTGGCCGAAAAAGCGCCACGCCAAACGCCGCCTGACCTGCGGTTTTTTTCTGGCGAGGTATCGGATCATCATGGCGCCAGGGGGCGAGTTGTCTTTCAAGACCGACAACGCCGAACTGTTTGCGTTTTCTTTGGAAGAGTTCGCGAACGCCGGCCTGGAGGTGAGGAACGTGACGTTCGACTTGCCTGCCGGGGTGGACGGCGATATCATGACCGAGTACGAGATGAGGTTCAGGACGCTGGGGGTGAAGATCAACCGTTGCGAGGCGGTTTTCCCATAG